One segment of Thermodesulfovibrio sp. 3907-1M DNA contains the following:
- a CDS encoding PilN domain-containing protein, translating into MIKINLLPKKEIKKAGKKIEIKLSGEIVKKLAIPVGLTLIVLVAILVYCEITKSALEKDIQLQKRTIEGLQKKIQEVKKFEAMNKDIEAKAKLIENLKKMQSAPVSILSIVVKRLPDGVWLTALTFDNTITVEGIGFSNLNVVQFVDNLKATPELQDVYLVESQQTEFEKQAVYKFTVKFKLKV; encoded by the coding sequence ATGATAAAGATAAATCTTCTACCCAAAAAAGAGATAAAAAAAGCAGGCAAAAAAATTGAAATCAAATTATCAGGAGAGATTGTTAAAAAACTGGCAATTCCCGTAGGTTTAACTTTGATCGTCCTGGTAGCTATTTTAGTCTACTGTGAGATTACAAAATCAGCCCTTGAAAAAGATATTCAGCTTCAAAAAAGAACCATTGAAGGGCTTCAGAAAAAAATACAGGAAGTTAAAAAATTTGAAGCAATGAATAAAGATATAGAAGCAAAGGCAAAATTAATTGAAAACCTTAAAAAAATGCAGTCAGCACCGGTTAGTATTTTAAGTATTGTGGTAAAAAGACTTCCCGATGGAGTATGGCTTACAGCGCTTACATTTGATAACACAATTACAGTGGAAGGAATAGGATTTTCAAATCTGAATGTTGTCCAGTTTGTTGATAATCTTAAAGCAACACCAGAGCTGCAGGATGTTTATCTTGTAGAATCACAACAAACTGAGTTTGAAAAACAGGCTGTTTACAAATTCACCGTAAAATTCAAGTTAAAGGTGTGA
- the pilM gene encoding pilus assembly protein PilM, whose product MMLGIEIETSSVRVAYIGKKYELTEWESFELPEGAISSEGIVDADSVVKTLIKIPSKFNMKNPKAAFAVSGPAYTAVRIIQVPFIDKDEIILNLPMELDKYIPFNVKEVYHDFHIVETVKDKNLTELIVAVANKQIVNEYVNVFEKAGITPQVVDIGSLALYNIYELNYRENDTNLIVNVGESVINFIIARDNKPLYVRDSIITVKININEAKEEEIRNFADDVSAEIYRQIEYFKSFLTERPVKKIYLTGYPVISPIFISSIEERLDQEILILNPFRKIKINKKIASKMHKYSHIAAISIGLSLRGTEKIK is encoded by the coding sequence GAAGGAGCAATCAGTTCTGAAGGAATAGTGGATGCTGACAGTGTCGTAAAAACTCTTATAAAAATCCCATCTAAATTTAATATGAAAAACCCGAAAGCAGCATTTGCAGTTTCAGGACCTGCTTACACAGCAGTAAGAATAATTCAGGTTCCTTTTATTGATAAAGATGAAATTATTTTAAATCTTCCAATGGAGCTTGACAAATATATTCCATTTAATGTGAAAGAAGTTTACCACGATTTTCACATAGTTGAAACAGTAAAAGATAAAAATTTAACAGAACTTATTGTGGCGGTGGCAAACAAACAGATCGTGAATGAATATGTTAATGTTTTTGAAAAAGCAGGCATAACTCCTCAGGTTGTAGATATTGGATCCTTAGCTCTTTATAATATATATGAATTGAATTACAGAGAGAATGATACAAATCTCATTGTAAATGTGGGAGAAAGTGTTATTAACTTCATTATTGCCAGAGACAATAAACCTCTTTATGTAAGAGATAGCATAATTACTGTTAAGATTAACATAAATGAAGCTAAGGAAGAAGAAATAAGGAATTTTGCCGATGATGTTTCTGCAGAAATCTATAGACAGATTGAATACTTTAAATCTTTTTTAACAGAAAGACCCGTAAAAAAGATATATCTTACAGGCTATCCAGTGATTTCTCCCATTTTTATTTCATCAATTGAAGAAAGACTTGATCAGGAAATCCTTATATTGAATCCCTTTAGAAAAATCAAAATAAATAAAAAAATTGCATCAAAGATGCATAAATATTCACATATAGCTGCCATATCAATCGGATTGTCTCTCAGGGGAACGGAGAAGATAAAATGA